The proteins below are encoded in one region of Oncorhynchus masou masou isolate Uvic2021 chromosome 15, UVic_Omas_1.1, whole genome shotgun sequence:
- the LOC135555285 gene encoding mitochondrial adenyl nucleotide antiporter SLC25A23-like, whose product MGEGRARFCFGWTRARCQEQDKCVSDPGREPETRERWAELFDQLDLNKDGKVDINELRIGLAARGLLRSDAEEIVRESDTNHDGLLDFEEFSQYLWAHEKELRLMFHTLDRNHDGRIDVGEIQQSLHNLGLEVSTEHAIKILQSMDRDGTMTINWNEWRDHFLFNPLHNMEGIAHYWKHSLMFDIGEHMTVPPEFSQQERQSGVVWRQLVAGAMAGAVSRTGTAPLDRLKVFLQVHGSSSRGINLWTGLRGMVQEGGVRALWRGNGINVLKIAPESAIKFMAYEQIKWLIRGRNEAGTLRVQERFIAGSLAGATAQTIIYPMEVLKTRLTLRKTGQYSGIVDCARQILRKEGVRAFYRGYVPNTLGIIPYAGIDLAVYETLKNAWLQRYSKGSADPGVLVLLGCGTVSSTCGQLASYPLALIRTRMQAQASTEGGPKLSMVGQFKHIISHDGVPGLYRGIAPNFLKVIPAVSISYVVYEHMKKALGVKS is encoded by the exons ATGGGCGAAGGCAGGGCTCGGTTCTGCTTTGGTTGGACCCGGGCTCGCTGTCAAGAACAAGACAAATGTGTGTCGGACCCTGGGAGGGAACCGGAAACGCGAGAGAGATGGGCCGAACTGTTCGACCAACTGGACCTCAATAAAGACGGTAAAGTCGACATCAACGAGCTGAGGATAGGACTCGCTGCACGCGGTTTACTTCGCAGTGACGCGGAGGAG ATAGTGCGTGAGAGTGACACCAACCATGATGGCTTGCTGGACTTTGAGGAGTTCTCTCAGTACCTGTGGGCCCACGAGAAGGAACTGCGGCTCATGTTCCACACACTGGACCGCAACCATGACG GGCGCATTGATGTCGGGGAGATTCAACAATCGCTGCACAACCTGGGACTGGAGGTGTCCACAGAACACGCCATCAAAATACTacagag TATGGACAGGGACGGCACCATGACTATCAACTGGAATGAGTGGCGAGATCACTTCCTGTTTAACCCTCTTCACAACATGGAGGGCATCGCCCACTACTGGAAACATTCTCTG ATGTTTGACATCGGAGAGCACATGACAGTGCCGCCAGAGTTTTCCCAACAAGAGCGCCAGTCGGGGGTAGTGTGGAGGCAGCTGGTTGCCGGGGCGATGGCAGGGGCGGTTTCACGTACAGGAACCGCCCCCCTCGACCGTCTCAAGGTCTTCCTACAG GTGCATGGCTCCAGCTCTAGGGGGATCAACCTGTGGACGGGGCTGAGGGGGATGGTCCAGGAGGGGGGTGTACGAGCCCTCTGGAGGGGCAACGGCATCAACGTCCTCAAAATAGCCCCAGAGTCTGCCATCAAGTTCATGGCATATGAACAG ATCAAGTGGTTGATAAGGGGCAGAAATGAAGCAGGTACTCTGCGGGTGCAGGAGAGGTTCATCGCTGGCTCTCTGGCTGGAGCCACCGCACAAACCATCATCTACCCTATGGAg GTGCTGAAGACTCGTCTGACCCTGAGGAAGACTGGCCAGTACTCTGGCATTGTAGACTGTGCCCGTCAGATCCTGAGGAAGGAGGGGGTGCGAGCCTTCTACAGGGGCTACGTGCCCAACACACTTGGCATCATACCGTATGCTGGCATAGACCTGGCCGTCTacgag ACTCTGAAGAATGCCTGGCTCCAGCGGTACAGTAAGGGCTCTGCTGACCCGGGGGTGTTGGTACTGCTGGGCTGTGGTACTGTGTCTAGTACCTGTGGACAACTGGCCTCCTACCCCCTGGCTCTCATTAGAACACGTATGCAGGCCCAGG cctccactgagggCGGGCCCAAGCTGTCCATGGTCGGTCAGTTCAAGCACATCATATCACATGACGGGGTACCTGGGCTCTACCGCGGCATCGCCCCCAACTTCCTGAAGGTTATTCCTGCTGTCAGCATCTCGTACGTGGTATACGAACACATGAAGAAGGCTCTGGGTGTGAAATcgtag